In Paenibacillus phoenicis, one genomic interval encodes:
- a CDS encoding LysM peptidoglycan-binding domain-containing protein, giving the protein MEIHLIDGTGQNFVFPVNPEEITISRSKGVEAVNIVSLGEYDFPAGERVKEIAFSSFFPAAYDPGYCNYQNLPDPQEAMNRLTTMMNSKSPVRMIITDTAVNVLVTIAAHNSTFRGGEPGDVYFDLTARTWREMKVHTQAGAGGAASTAKSTRPDTKKPAKTYVVKSGDTLSKIAKLELGDSSKWQQIYNANQKMIGKDPNRIKPGQKLVMPQ; this is encoded by the coding sequence ATGGAGATTCACTTAATTGACGGTACGGGACAAAATTTCGTGTTTCCCGTGAACCCGGAGGAGATTACGATCTCCCGGAGCAAAGGCGTGGAGGCGGTGAATATCGTATCGCTGGGGGAATATGACTTTCCGGCTGGAGAGAGGGTGAAGGAGATCGCCTTCTCTTCTTTTTTTCCGGCGGCTTATGATCCGGGGTATTGCAACTATCAAAACCTCCCCGATCCGCAGGAGGCGATGAACCGGCTCACGACCATGATGAACAGCAAGTCGCCGGTTCGCATGATCATTACCGATACGGCCGTAAACGTGCTTGTGACCATCGCGGCTCATAACAGTACCTTTCGGGGTGGGGAGCCGGGGGACGTGTATTTTGATTTAACCGCTCGGACTTGGCGGGAGATGAAGGTGCACACTCAGGCGGGTGCCGGCGGAGCAGCTTCGACAGCCAAATCCACCCGGCCGGACACGAAAAAGCCCGCAAAAACCTATGTCGTTAAATCAGGTGACACCTTGTCCAAAATCGCAAAGCTGGAGCTTGGTGACAGCTCGAAGTGGCAGCAGATCTATAATGCCAACCAAAAAATGATCGGCAAAGACCCGAACCGAATTAAGCCCGGTCAAAAGCTGGTGATGCCGCAGTGA